The following proteins are encoded in a genomic region of Euzebyales bacterium:
- a CDS encoding helix-turn-helix domain-containing protein has translation MDEDLAAALHAIGPRLRSLRQRQVRTLEQVAEATGISISTLSRLESGQRRPALEHLLPLARTYRAPLDELVDTPTAPDPRVRTRPLTRNGTTFHPLTRHQGTLQAYKVIIPPPPPARRRRAPAAGPHRTRMAVRAIGPAAAPAGEHDLQLDAGEVAEFDTRVPHALSNPGPGPVELLTLFGPDGERMHVRARPSGR, from the coding sequence ATGGACGAGGACCTCGCCGCCGCGCTGCACGCCATCGGCCCCCGCCTGCGATCACTGCGTCAACGCCAGGTCCGCACACTCGAACAGGTCGCCGAGGCGACCGGCATCTCGATCAGCACACTGTCGCGCCTCGAGTCAGGTCAACGCCGACCAGCGCTGGAGCACCTGCTGCCGTTGGCGCGCACGTACCGGGCGCCGCTCGACGAGCTCGTCGACACACCCACCGCGCCCGACCCGCGCGTCCGCACGCGGCCGCTGACCCGCAACGGCACGACGTTCCACCCGCTGACGCGCCACCAGGGGACGCTGCAGGCCTACAAGGTGATCATCCCCCCACCACCGCCCGCGCGGCGCCGCCGAGCCCCAGCTGCAGGTCCACACCGGACACGAATGGCTGTACGTGCTATCGGGCCGGCTGCGGCTCCAGCCGGCGAGCACGACCTGCAGCTCGACGCCGGCGAGGTCGCCGAGTTCGACACCCGGGTCCCCCACGCCCTGAGCAACCCTGGACCCGGGCCGGTCGAGCTCCTCACCCTGTTCGGTCCCGACGGCGAACGCATGCACGTCCGCGCCCGCCCATCAGGCAGATGA
- a CDS encoding methyltransferase domain-containing protein: MTDASDAQPIGGHTGTWDVAVIGGGAAGLSGAVALARSRRSVLVIDAGQPRNAPAAHLHNYLSRDGAAPSQLLSAGRDELTGYGGRIVTGTVTSAARTDGAFRLELGDGSPVLARRLLVATGLVDELPAVNGVAQRWGRDVLHCPYCHGWEVRDRAIGVLATTPLTAEWALLWRQQSADVTLFTHTAPPPDDAQRERLTARGVRVVDGRVADLDVHDDRLTGVRLDDGHIIERDALAVQPTFAARIDVLAGLGLSATEQLIGDHVVGTLIAADDSGATDVAGVWVAGNVADLRAMLISSAATGVHAAAAINHDLVAEDADRAVERHRAERALQTTVRAGDTADSYWDRFYTEPHQHWSGEANAVLVRETTDMTPGTALDLGCGEGGDAIWLAQHGWIVTAVDIARPALQRARERAAAAGVGDRISWLRHDLAHWQPTGAFDLVSVHYLHSPSDLPRERILRAAASVVAPGGVLLIVGHAGPQPAHVDAEPGTDFPTPDEVLADLDLEPTRWQVERAADIPRDTPGDNDNPHTQTDAVVKIQRLAPSPRA, from the coding sequence ATGACCGATGCGTCTGATGCGCAACCGATCGGCGGACACACGGGCACCTGGGACGTGGCGGTGATCGGAGGCGGCGCAGCCGGGCTGAGCGGCGCTGTGGCCCTGGCACGATCCCGTCGCAGCGTGCTCGTGATCGACGCGGGACAGCCCCGCAACGCACCCGCCGCGCATCTGCACAACTACCTGTCGCGGGATGGCGCCGCGCCATCGCAGCTGCTGTCGGCCGGCCGCGACGAGCTCACCGGCTACGGCGGACGGATCGTGACCGGCACCGTCACGTCGGCCGCGCGGACGGACGGAGCGTTCCGTCTCGAGCTCGGCGATGGATCACCGGTGTTGGCACGTCGGCTGCTTGTGGCCACGGGACTCGTCGACGAGCTGCCCGCTGTCAACGGCGTGGCACAGCGGTGGGGTCGCGACGTGCTGCACTGCCCCTACTGCCACGGCTGGGAGGTCCGCGACCGCGCGATCGGCGTGCTGGCCACCACGCCGCTGACCGCCGAGTGGGCGTTGCTGTGGCGGCAGCAGAGCGCGGATGTGACCCTGTTCACGCACACCGCACCGCCCCCCGACGACGCCCAGCGGGAACGGCTCACAGCACGCGGCGTGCGTGTCGTCGACGGGCGCGTCGCCGACCTCGACGTGCACGACGACCGCCTGACAGGCGTGCGGCTCGACGATGGACACATCATCGAACGTGACGCGCTCGCCGTCCAGCCGACGTTCGCCGCGCGCATAGACGTGCTCGCTGGGCTGGGTCTATCGGCCACCGAGCAGCTCATCGGTGATCACGTTGTCGGCACGTTGATCGCAGCCGATGACAGCGGCGCGACCGACGTCGCCGGCGTGTGGGTAGCGGGCAACGTCGCGGACCTGCGCGCCATGCTGATCAGTTCGGCGGCCACCGGCGTGCACGCCGCCGCGGCGATCAACCACGATCTCGTGGCCGAGGACGCCGACCGGGCGGTCGAGCGGCACCGCGCCGAGCGGGCGCTGCAGACCACCGTGCGCGCTGGTGACACAGCCGACAGCTACTGGGACAGGTTCTACACCGAGCCGCACCAGCACTGGTCAGGCGAAGCGAACGCGGTCTTGGTCCGCGAGACAACGGACATGACCCCGGGAACCGCTCTCGACCTCGGTTGCGGCGAAGGTGGCGACGCGATCTGGCTCGCGCAGCACGGCTGGATCGTCACCGCCGTCGACATCGCCCGGCCGGCCCTGCAGCGCGCCCGCGAGCGGGCGGCCGCCGCCGGCGTCGGAGACCGGATCTCTTGGCTACGCCACGACCTCGCGCACTGGCAACCGACCGGCGCCTTCGATCTGGTGTCGGTCCACTATCTGCACTCGCCGAGCGATCTGCCACGTGAACGCATCCTGCGCGCCGCCGCATCCGTCGTCGCGCCAGGCGGTGTCCTGCTCATCGTCGGACATGCCGGCCCGCAACCCGCACATGTCGACGCCGAACCGGGCACGGACTTCCCGACACCCGACGAGGTGCTCGCCGACCTCGACCTCGAGCCCACACGATGGCAGGTCGAACGCGCCGCCGACATCCCGCGCGACACCCCGGGTGATAACGACAACCCGCACACCCAGACCGACGCGGTCGTGAAGATCCAACGCCTCGCCCCGTCACCACGAGCATGA